A part of Cryptococcus tetragattii IND107 chromosome 3, whole genome shotgun sequence genomic DNA contains:
- a CDS encoding EKC/KEOPS complex subunit CGI121 encodes METYPYPAFPPQYSNIHIALFKNVTNAPQIRRRLIEASQMTGPEGDKAREEVDFGFVEANLLVSKEHLLIAILSTLLYAFPSTGPAPTNPPPLSEMSNPDISSLSLSSSSEARQPKTRSHNLHSELLLLLSPNNNITDSIRRHGVSDSTTNLAVVKFGKRGDKAEEVYEGMRKVVEGELTGWEEISEGTDWARVDKVYKLNELNALKTADVVEKKRAAVVSTVAIKNVI; translated from the exons ATGGAGACATACCCTTATCCAGCCTTTCCGCCACAGTACAGCAATATCCACATTGCGCTCTTCAAGAATGTCACCAATGCGCCTCAGATCAGAAGACGGCTCATCGAAGCATCCCAAATGACCGGTCCAGAGGGTGAcaaggcaagggaagaggttgacTTTGGGTTTGTAGAGGCTAACTTG TTGGTCTCCAAAGAACATCTCTTGATCGCTATCCTCTCAACACTGCTCTATGCCTTTCCTTCGACTGGTCCCGCACCTAccaaccctcctcccctctctGAAATGAGCAACCCCGatatctcttctctctccctttcctcttcctcagaAGCTCGACAGCCCAAAACACGGTCACACAATCTCCACTCTGAactgctcctccttctgtcGCCGAACAATAACATTACCGACTCTATCCGGCGGCACGGTGTATCTGATAGTACTACCAACCTGGCTGTGGTAAAGTTTGGAAAGCGAGGGGATAAGGCGGAGGAAGTGTATgaggggatgaggaaggttgTAGAAGGGGAGTTGACcgggtgggaagagatcAGTGAAGGGACTGATTGGGCAAGGGTGGATAAG GTATACAAACTCAATGAATTGAACGCTCTCAAGACGGCAGATGTGGTCGAAAAGAAACGAGCGGCGGTTGTCAGCACAGTTGCCATCAAGAACGTCATCTAG